A genome region from Maridesulfovibrio salexigens DSM 2638 includes the following:
- a CDS encoding Maf family protein, translating into MSIYKAVKPLTLGSGSPRRKDLLQSAGLVFEIKPATCEEPTPTPGQDPEDYAIKMAELKAINVAENNPGTYVLGSDTIVVRDRDILGKPVNREEAYEMVKSLCGRKHKVISGCALISPEGEKQSYAVSTEVEFIDFNEAAVRAYAATGEPDDKAGAYAIQGQGAFLVKGISGSYTNVVGLPLARVIESLMDWGVVVAGEG; encoded by the coding sequence ATGAGCATATATAAAGCCGTTAAACCGCTGACACTTGGATCAGGCTCCCCGCGCCGCAAGGATCTGCTGCAATCAGCCGGACTGGTATTTGAAATTAAACCCGCAACCTGTGAAGAGCCTACCCCGACTCCCGGTCAGGATCCGGAAGACTACGCAATAAAAATGGCTGAACTGAAAGCCATAAACGTAGCTGAAAACAATCCCGGAACCTACGTTCTCGGTTCTGATACCATAGTCGTCCGTGACCGCGACATCCTCGGCAAGCCCGTAAACCGCGAAGAAGCCTACGAAATGGTGAAGTCCCTTTGCGGGCGCAAGCATAAGGTAATCAGCGGCTGCGCTCTGATTTCACCGGAAGGCGAAAAACAAAGCTACGCAGTCTCCACTGAAGTTGAATTCATAGATTTCAACGAAGCGGCAGTACGAGCCTACGCCGCCACCGGAGAACCGGACGACAAAGCCGGAGCATACGCCATTCAAGGACAAGGAGCATTTCTGGTCAAAGGAATCAGCGGATCATACACCAACGTAGTGGGTCTGCCCTTAGCACGCGTTATTGAAAGCTTGATGGATTGGGGCGTGGTTGTTGCGGGTGAGGGATAA